A DNA window from Daucus carota subsp. sativus chromosome 3, DH1 v3.0, whole genome shotgun sequence contains the following coding sequences:
- the LOC108215071 gene encoding leucine-rich repeat receptor-like tyrosine-protein kinase PXC3: MDLFIVMLIGLLSMSCVVSQDDETTLIAISKELGVSKWGLKSSENHCSWPGIGCGLNNSKVERLDLSHQGLQGNVSIIFELKDLKWLDLSYNNFHGLVPLKIGFLSELEFLDLSFNKFESSVPKELGRLRNLKSLNLSNNLLTGDIPDELEGLEQLHDLQLFINKFTGSIPDWVGNLTNLRVFTAYENQFVGQIPERLGSVSGLAVLNLHSNQLEGPIPKSIFVMEKLEILVLTQNKLTGNIPELIGNCKDLSSIRIGNNLLIGSIPTSVGNISGLTYFEADNNNLSGEIVPEFSQCSNLTLLNLASNGLTGRIPPELGGLTNLQELIVSGNSLFGEIPASILRSKNLNKLDLSSNKFNGTIPDDICNSSRLQYLLLSQNFIRGEIPHEIGNCTKLLELQLGGNYLSGNIPPEIGHIKNLQIAMNLSFNHLRGQLPPDLGRLDKLVSLDVSNNQLSGSIPTLLRGMISLIEVNFSNNQFSGPIPTFVPFQKSASSSFFGNKGLCGEPLNSQCSNSNGADHQSYYHHSVSYRIVLTVIGSGLAVFVSVSVVVMLFMMRERQEKAAKDAGISDDIVKNPPLILAGQIFVENLQQAIDFDAVVKATMKEENKLSSGTFSTIYKADMPSGITLSVKRLNSVDRTIIQYQNKMIRELERLSRLVHDNLIRPIGYVIYEDVALLLHEYFPNGTLTRYLHDSSKQPEYKPDWPTRLQIATGVAEGLAFLHHVAVIHLDISSGNVLLDSSLKALVGEVEISKLLDPSRGTASISAVAGSFGYIPPEYAYTMQVTAPGNVYSYGVILLEILTTRLPVDEEFGDGMDLVKWVQSAAARGETPEQILDSRLSTVSFAWRKEMLAALKIALLCTDSTPAKRPKMKKVVELLKEVTEN, translated from the exons ATGGATTTGTTTATAGTTATGCTAATAGGTTTGCTATCAATGTCATGTGTGGTTTCACAAGATGATGAGACCACATTGATTGCAATTAGTAAAGAGTTGGGTGTGTCTAAGTGGGGTTTGAAGAGCTCAGAGAATCACTGTTCTTGGCCTGGCATTGGCTGTGGCTTGAACAATTCTAAAGTGGAAAGGCTTGATCTTTCTCATCAAGGGCTTCAAGGTAATGTCTCTATAATCTTTGAGCTTAAAGACTTAAAGTGGCTTGACCTTTCTTATAATAACTTTCATGGGTTAGTTCCATTAAAAATTGGATTTTTGTCTGAGCTTGAGTTTCTTGATTTGTCTTTTAACAAGTTTGAAAGTTCAGTTCCTAAAGAGTTGGGTAGGCTTAGAAATCTCAAGTCTTTGAATCTTTCTAATAATTTGCTTACTGGAGATATTCCTGATGAGCTCGAGGGGCTAGAGCAGTTGCATGATTTGCAgttgtttattaataagtttACTGGTTCTATACCTGATTGGGTGGGAAATTTGACCAATCTTAGAGTTTTTACTGCTTATGAGAATCAGTTTGTTGGTCAAATTCCAGAAAGATTAGGTTCTGTTTCGGGACTTGCTGTGTTGAACCTTCACTCCAACCAGCTTGAAGGGCCTATACCTAAGAGTATTTTTGTTATGGAAAAACTTGAAATATTGGTTCTCACACAAAACAAGTTGACTGGTAATATTCCTGAATTGATAGGCAACTGCAAAGACCTGTCTAGTATTAGGATCGGAAACAATCTATTAATTGGGAGCATCCCCACATCAGTCGGAAACATTAGTGGCTTGACGTACTTTGAAGCAGATAACAACAATTTGTCCGGGGAGATTGTCCCAGAATTTTCTCAATGCTCTAATCTCACTCTTTTAAATTTAGCTTCAAATGGGCTTACTGGAAGAATTCCTCCAGAGTTAGGAGGGCTTACTAATCTGCAGGAATTGATTGTTTCCGGAAATAGTTTGTTTGGAGAGATTCCTGCATCAATTCTCAGGTCAAAGAATCTTAACAAGCTTGACCTGAGCAGCAATAAATTCAATGGCACTATACCGGACGATATTTGCAACTCATCAAGATTGCAGTACCTGCTGTTGAGTCAGAATTTTATACGAGGGGAGATACCTCACGAGATAGGTAATTGTACCAAACTGCTTGAACTGCAGCTTGGTGGTAATTATCTCAGTGGAAACATTCCTCCGGAGATCGGTCATATCAAGAACCTGCAGATAGCAATGAATTTGAGTTTCAATCATCTCCGAGGTCAGTTGCCTCCTGATTTGGGTAGACTCGATAAGCTGGTTTCATTAGATGTCTCAAATAACCAACTTTCAGGCAGTATACCCACGCTGCTCAGGGGCATGATAAGTTTGATTGAAGTCAATTTCTCGAACAATCAATTCAGTGGTCCAATACCTACGTTTGTGCCATTTCAAAAAAGCGCCAGTTCAAGCTTTTTCGGCAATAAGGGGCTTTGTGGTGAACCACTAAATTCTCAATGTAGCAATTCAAATGGCGCTGACCACCAGAGCTACTACCATCATAGTGTTTCTTACAGGATTGTTTTAACCGTTATTGGTTCAGGTTTGGCAGTTTTTGTATCAGTGAGCGTTGTTGTTATGCTGTTTATGATGAGGGAGAGACAAGAAAAGGCAGCCAAAGATGCAGGAATTTCTGATGATATAGTTAAAAATCCACCACTGATTTTAGCAGGACAAATTTTTGTTGAAAATCTCCAACAAGCGATAGATTTTGATGCTGTTGTGAAAGCAACCATGAAAGAAGAAAATAAGCTCAGCAGTGGGACATTCAGCACCATTTATAAGGCAGACATGCCTTCTGGGATAACTTTATCAGTCAAGAGACTAAATTCTGTGGATAGGACAATAATTCAATATCAGAACAAAATGATCAGAGAGCTTGAAAGGTTAAGTCGTCTTGTTCATGATAATTTAATTAGACCCATTGGTTATGTGATCTATGAAGATGTAGCTCTTCTATTGCACGAGTACTTTCCCAATGGGACATTGACTCGGTATCTTCATGATTCATCAAAGCAACCAGAGTATAAACCAGATTGGCCAACAAGACTACAAATTGCCACTGGAGTGGCTGAGGGGTTAGCCTTCCTTCATCATGTGGCAGTTATTCACCTAGATATCTCCTCAGGTAATGTACTTCTAGATTCCAGCTTGAAGGCATTGGTTGGTGAGGTTGAAATATCAAAGCTCTTAGACCCTTCAAGAGGTACTGCAAGTATTAGTGCTGTTGCAGGTTCATTTGGCTATATCCCTCCAG AATACGCATATACAATGCAAGTAACAGCTCCTGGAAATGTATATAGCTATGGAGTGATATTGCTTGAGATTCTTACGACCCGACTACCAGTTGATGAGGAATTCGGTGATGGTATGGATTTGGTGAAGTGGGTTCAAAGTGCAGCAGCAAGAGGGGAGACTCCAGAACAGATACTTGACTCGAGGCTTAGCACTGTTTCATttgcatggagaaaagaaatgCTTGCAGCCTTGAAGATTGCTCTACTCTGTACCGACAGCACACCGGCTAAGAGGCCAAAAATGAAAAAGGTGGTTGAACTGCTTAAAGAGGTCACAGAAAACTAA